A section of the Oryza sativa Japonica Group chromosome 1, ASM3414082v1 genome encodes:
- the LOC4324377 gene encoding vacuolar lysine transporter YPQ1 isoform X1 has protein sequence MGIFSGAGAHRPSCPSAANCAKWAQTYLKYCLCSTRDGMALTLGLLSVISWGVAEVPQIITNYKHKSTEGLSLAFLMTWIVGDFFNLIGCFLEPETLPTQFYMALLYTITTVILTGQTVYYSHIYHRLKAKKARATSKPQRHQRADASLREKLLGPKVIGEIRNNSHLGATVPIPTSSPITVNTEIVRQRHGPSSLSEYYYTSARSLSSSPVPMSGTWSANYHQTNSPPEIDDQKESLVSEFSPAQYAASPLIKNSLSVVPWMSLLLGMSVLHFLVGTTHQEVPNGIVIPVGRRLLLLADDHADSSVSNGSGSGIGSFLGWAMAVIYMGGRLPQIWLNMKRGNAEGLNPLMFTFALVGNVTYVGSILVKSMDWSKLKPNLPWLVDAGGCVLLDTFIILQFLYFHYRKRHVPDEPDSADKV, from the exons ATGGGCATCTTCAGTGGAGCGGGAGCACATCGCCCTAGCTGCCCGTCGGCCGCGAATTGCGCAAAATGGGCTCAAACCTACCTGAAGTACTGCCTTTGTAGCACGAGGGATGGCATGGCACTGACGCTTGGACTGTTAAGCGTCATCAGCTGGGGAGTTGCTGAGGTGCCACAGATCATAACTAATTACAAGCATAAGTCAACAGAAGGCCTTTCCCTTGCTTTTCTAATGACATGGATTGTTGG GGACTTTTTTAACCTTATTGGCTGCTTCTTGGAACCTGAGACG CTGCCAACACAATTTTACATGGCTCTG CTATACACCATCACAACTGTTATTCTCACTGGACAGACAGTATACTATAGCCACATATATCACCGTCTTAAAGCAAAAAAAGCCAGGGCAACAAGCAAG CCTCAGAGGCATCAGCGTGCTGATGCTTCATTGAGAGAAAAGCTTTTGGGGCCCAAGGTTATTGGGGAAATCAGAAACAATAGCCACCTAGGTGCAACCGTCCCTATTCCAACAAGTTCTCCAATTACAGTTAATACAGAAATAGTACGGCAACGACATGGCCCAAGCAGCCTCAGTGAATACTACTACAC GTCAGCAAGATCTCTCTCAAGCAGCCCAGTGCCAATGTCAGGCACATGGTCGGCTAATTATCATCAAACAAATTCTCCACCAGAAATAGATGACCAAAAGGAATCCTTGGTCAGTGAGTTTTCCCCAGCACAATATGCAGCATCTCCTTTAATAAAGAATTCTCTCTCAGTG GTACCATGGATGTCCCTTCTCTTGGGTATGAGTGTTTTGCATTTTTTAGTTGGAACAACCCATCAAGAGGTGCCAAATGGTATTGTCATACCTGTCGGGAGAAGGCTTTTACTGTTGGCG GATGACCATGCAGATTCATCTGTCAGCAATGGCAGTGGAAGTGGAATTGGAAGCTTCCTTGGTTGGGCTATGGCGGTAATCTATATGGGTGGACGACTTCCCCAGATCTGGTTAAAT ATGAAAAGAGGGAATGCTGAG GGACTCAATCCACTAATGTTTACTTTTGCATTAGTGGGAAATGTGACATACGTTGGAAG TATACTTGTGAAAAGCATGGATTGGTCAAAACTTAAGCCGAATCTACCGTGGCTTGTAGATGCTGGAGGATGTGTTTTGCTTGATACTTTT ATTATTCTTCAGTTTCTTTATTTCCATTATCGGAAGCGACACGTTCCTGATGAGCCTGACAGTGCTGATAAAGTTTAA
- the LOC4324377 gene encoding uncharacterized protein isoform X2 produces the protein MDCWCLMFSCTLMPLRRDFFNLIGCFLEPETLPTQFYMALLYTITTVILTGQTVYYSHIYHRLKAKKARATSKPQRHQRADASLREKLLGPKVIGEIRNNSHLGATVPIPTSSPITVNTEIVRQRHGPSSLSEYYYTSARSLSSSPVPMSGTWSANYHQTNSPPEIDDQKESLVSEFSPAQYAASPLIKNSLSVVPWMSLLLGMSVLHFLVGTTHQEVPNGIVIPVGRRLLLLADDHADSSVSNGSGSGIGSFLGWAMAVIYMGGRLPQIWLNMKRGNAEGLNPLMFTFALVGNVTYVGSILVKSMDWSKLKPNLPWLVDAGGCVLLDTFIILQFLYFHYRKRHVPDEPDSADKV, from the exons ATGGATTGTTGG TGCTTGATGTTCTCTTGTACTCTTATGCCATTACGCAGGGACTTTTTTAACCTTATTGGCTGCTTCTTGGAACCTGAGACG CTGCCAACACAATTTTACATGGCTCTG CTATACACCATCACAACTGTTATTCTCACTGGACAGACAGTATACTATAGCCACATATATCACCGTCTTAAAGCAAAAAAAGCCAGGGCAACAAGCAAG CCTCAGAGGCATCAGCGTGCTGATGCTTCATTGAGAGAAAAGCTTTTGGGGCCCAAGGTTATTGGGGAAATCAGAAACAATAGCCACCTAGGTGCAACCGTCCCTATTCCAACAAGTTCTCCAATTACAGTTAATACAGAAATAGTACGGCAACGACATGGCCCAAGCAGCCTCAGTGAATACTACTACAC GTCAGCAAGATCTCTCTCAAGCAGCCCAGTGCCAATGTCAGGCACATGGTCGGCTAATTATCATCAAACAAATTCTCCACCAGAAATAGATGACCAAAAGGAATCCTTGGTCAGTGAGTTTTCCCCAGCACAATATGCAGCATCTCCTTTAATAAAGAATTCTCTCTCAGTG GTACCATGGATGTCCCTTCTCTTGGGTATGAGTGTTTTGCATTTTTTAGTTGGAACAACCCATCAAGAGGTGCCAAATGGTATTGTCATACCTGTCGGGAGAAGGCTTTTACTGTTGGCG GATGACCATGCAGATTCATCTGTCAGCAATGGCAGTGGAAGTGGAATTGGAAGCTTCCTTGGTTGGGCTATGGCGGTAATCTATATGGGTGGACGACTTCCCCAGATCTGGTTAAAT ATGAAAAGAGGGAATGCTGAG GGACTCAATCCACTAATGTTTACTTTTGCATTAGTGGGAAATGTGACATACGTTGGAAG TATACTTGTGAAAAGCATGGATTGGTCAAAACTTAAGCCGAATCTACCGTGGCTTGTAGATGCTGGAGGATGTGTTTTGCTTGATACTTTT ATTATTCTTCAGTTTCTTTATTTCCATTATCGGAAGCGACACGTTCCTGATGAGCCTGACAGTGCTGATAAAGTTTAA